The Musa acuminata AAA Group cultivar baxijiao chromosome BXJ1-3, Cavendish_Baxijiao_AAA, whole genome shotgun sequence genome window below encodes:
- the LOC135628198 gene encoding 1-deoxy-D-xylulose 5-phosphate reductoisomerase, chloroplastic-like, whose product MALKLPLQGEIRGVSFLESNRGTSPQLKVGLHLKRKEKGKVLLRKTSCSVQQAPQPAWPGRAVAEPGHKSWDVPKPISIVGSTGSVGTQTLDIVAEHPDKFKVVALAAGSNVTLLADQVKRFKPQLVSVRHESLVGELKEALADAEQKPEIIPGEEGIVEVACHPDAVTVVTGIVGCAGLKPTVAAIEAGKDIALANKETLIAGGPFVLPLAHKHKVKILPADSEHSAIFQCIQGLPDGALRRLILTASGGAFRDWPVEKLKEVKVADALKHPNWSMGKKITVDSATLFNKGLEVIEAHYLFGADYDNIDIVIHPESIIHSMVETQDSSVLGQLGWPDMRLPILYTLSWPDRIHCSETTWPRLDLCKLGSLTFKAPDNVKYPSMDLAYAAGRAGGTMTGVLSAANEKAVEMFIDEKISYLDIFKVVERTCDAHRNDLVANPSLEEIVHYDLWARKYAADLQPSSALNPVPA is encoded by the exons ATGGCACTGAAACTGCCACTGCAGGGAGAGATCCGAGGAGTCTCGTTTCTGGAATCCAACAGAGGGACCTCTCCCCAACTCAAAG TGGGGCTTCACttgaaaagaaaggagaaaggaaAAGTTTTATTGAGGAAGACGAGTTGCTCAGTGCAGCAGGCGCCTCAGCCAGCCTGGCCAGGCCGAGCTGTCGCAGAACCAGGGCACAAGTCTTGGGACGTTCCCAAGCCTATTTCAATCGTTGGATCCACTGGGTCAGTTGGAACTCAG ACACTGGATATAGTTGCTGAACACCCGGATAAGTTTAAGGTTGTCGCTCTTGCAGCTGGCTCTAATGTGACCCTTTTAGCTGATCAG GTGAAGAGATTCAAACCTCAACTGGTTTCTGTAAGGCACGAGTCACTAGTTGGTGAACTCAAAGAGGCCCTGGCTGATGCTGAACAGAAACCTGAAATTATTCCTGGGGAGGAAGGCATTGTAGAG GTTGCTTGCCACCCAGATGCTGTCACTGTGGTTACTGGGATAGTAGGATGTGCTGGACTAAAG CCTACTGTTGCTGCAATTGAGGCTGGAAAGGACATAGCTCTGGCAAATAAAGAAACTCTCATCGCTGGAGGTCCTTTTGTGCTACCTCTTGCTCACAAGCACAAAGTAAAAATTCTTCCTGCTGATTCAGAACATTCTGCAATTTTCCAG TGTATTCAAGGCTTACCAGATGGTGCACTTCGACGCTTAATTTTGACTGCATCTGGAGGGGCCTTCAG GGATTGGCCAGTTGAAAAATTAAAAGAAGTGAAAGTTGCAGATGCTTTGAAACATCCAAACTGGAGCATGGGGAAAAAGATCACTGTGGATTCTGCTACCCTGTTCAACAAG GGACTAGAAGTTATCGAAGCACATTATCTATTTGGGGCTGACTATGACAATATAGATATTGTGATTCATCCAGAGTCTATAATACACTCGATGGTTGAGACACAG GACTCATCTGTATTAGGTCAGTTAGGGTGGCCTGATATGCGCCTACCAATCCTTTACACATTATCGTGGCCAGACAGAATTCATTGCTCAGAGACAACATGGCCCCGACTTGATCTTTGCAA GCTTGGTTCGTTGACCTTTAAAGCTCCTGATAATGTGAAATACCCATCCATGGACCTTGCCTATGCGGCAGGGCGAGCTGGAGGCACCATGACAGGAGTCCTTAGTGCTGCTAATGAGAAGGCTGTGGAGATGTTCATCGATGAGaa AATCAGCTATCTGGATATATTCAAGGTGGTGGAGCGTACGTGCGATGCTCACAGAAATGACCTAGTCGCCAACCCTTCACTCGAGGAGATTGTACACTATGATTTGTGGGCTCGGAAATATGCTGCGGATCTACAACCATCATCTGCATTGAATCCTGTTCCTGCTTGA
- the LOC103979252 gene encoding transcription factor bHLH162, with product MNGAGDAAAKMERKTVEKNRRMHMKRLCMKLASLIPKEYATNSKDMLSQVDHLDQATSYIKDLQGRIERMKQRGGIRTSAEGTNKDVDREMTTEFRLPVVEVRHQDLNLEVVLISGLEKRFKFHQVISVLEEEGAEVLNANFSVVGEMIFHTIHSQAISSRLGLEASRVSERLKELIR from the exons ATGAATGGCGCAGGTGATGCCGCAGCTAAGATGGAAAGGAAGACGGTGGAGAAGAACAGGCGAATGCACATGAAGAGGTTGTGCATGAAGCTCGCCTCTCTCATCCCGAAAGAGTACGCCACCAACTCCAAG gacatgttgagccaaGTAGATCACTTGGATCAGGCGACCTCCTACATCAAGGACCTTCAAGGAAGGATCGAAAGGATGAAGCAGAGGGGGGGTATCAGGACGAGCGCGGAGGGAACTAACAAGGACGTCGACAGAGAAATGACGACGGAGTTCAGGTTGCCGGTGGTGGAAGTGAGGCACCAGGATCTCAACCTGGAGGTGGTTCTGATAAGTGGGCTGGAGAAGAGGTTCAAGTTCCACCAGGTGATCAGTGTCCTCGAGGAGGAAGGAGCAGAAGTTCTCAACGCCAACTTCTCTGTTGTGGGTGAAATGATCTTCCACACCATCCATTCCCAA GCAATCAGCTCCAGACTTGGCTTGGAGGCATCGAGGGTCTCTGAGAGATTGAAGGAATTGATCCGATGA
- the LOC135628215 gene encoding ATP synthase subunit O, mitochondrial-like — translation MALSGRLRSALPFFRKIVAVESPALCVRSAADLTFGLKTFATQAKPTTNVKVPLSLFGGSGNYASALFLAASKANTLDKVESEILDLVEASKRSPLFSQFIEDLSVPRETRVNAVQQIFSDVGFSDVTKNFLAVLADNGRLSYIESIAKRFVELTMAQRGEVKVIVTTVIPLPAEEEKELKQTLQEILGQGKTIRIEQKIDPSILGGLVVEFDQKVFDMSIKTRAKQMEKFLREPINFDNF, via the exons ATGGCTCTCTCAGGGCGTCTCAGATCTGCTCTCCCCTTCTTCAGAAAGATCGTTGCGGTCGAATCGCCGGCCCTCTGCGTTCGATCGGCTGCCGATCTGACCTTT GGGTTGAAGACCTTTGCAACCCAAGCAAAACCAACTACAAATGTTAAG GTGCCTTTATCACTATTTGGAGGTTCAGGAAATTATGCATCTGCTCTATTTCTTGCTGCCTCCAAGGCAAATACATTGGACAAAGTTGAATCTGAGATTCTTGACTTGGTAGAGGCTTCCAAAAGGAGTCCTTTGTTTTCACAGTTCATCGAGGATTTATCAGTGCCTAGGGAAACACGTGTGAATGCTGTGCAACAAATTTTTTCTGATGTTGGCTTTTCTGATGTCACTAAGAATTTTTTGG CTGTCTTGGCTGATAATGGAAGACTCAGCTATATTGAATCCATTGCTAAGAGGTTTGTTGAGTTGACTATGGCGCAGAGGGGAGAGGTGAAAGTCATTGTCACAACAGTTATT CCACTTCCtgcagaagaggagaaggaacttAAGCAAACTTTGCAAGAGATTTTAGGACAAGGGAAAACGATCAGAATTGAACAAAAG ATTGATCCCAGCATTCTTGGAGGATTGGTGGTTGAATTTGACCAGAAGGTTTTTGATATGTCCATAAAGACAAGGGCCAAGCAAATGGAAAAGTTCTTGAGGGAACCAATTAACTTTGACAATTTCTAG
- the LOC103979250 gene encoding protein MIZU-KUSSEI 1 encodes MMKTINMGRTTFRDSSSSSSRRHFQWRIRRSPKEGGGVTERKEWDEVEENAGLGLFSSSYYTYKKYQSSATPTASVAAAAPKRTWASETAVSRLLSVLAAAASGRRNRSTGLGVYVTGTLYGYRRGYVHLAFQTDSKSCPVVLVELATPTSTLVREMASGLVRIALECDRKARSGGGGKAASTRLVEEPLWRSYINGKKCGYAVQRNCGPADWKLLRAVEPVSMGAGVIPGVGSGAGSTDRDVMYMRARFERVVGSKDSEAFYMMNPDGHGSTELSVYLLRV; translated from the coding sequence ATGATGAAGACCATCAACATGGGAAGAACCACTTTCCGtgactcctcctcctcgtcgtctaGAAGACACTTCCAGTGGAGGATAAGGAGGTCAccgaaggaaggaggaggagtaaCAGAGAGGAAGGAGTGGGATGAGGTTGAAGAGAACGCAGGTCTCGGTTTGTTTTCCTCCTCATACTACACTTACAAGAAATACCAGAGTAGCGCCACCCCGACAGcctctgttgctgctgctgcgccGAAGAGAACTTGGGCGTCGGAGACTGCCGTGTCGAGGCTTCTGTCGGTTCTGGCGGCCGCAGCTTCCGGTCGCCGGAACCGATCGACAGGGCTTGGAGTCTACGTCACGGGGACGCTCTACGGGTACCGGCGCGGGTACGTCCACCTCGCCTTCCAGACGGACAGCAAGTCGTGCCCGGTGGTGCTCGTCGAGCTCGCGACGCCCACGAGTACGCTCGTGCGCGAGATGGCGTCGGGCCTGGTCAGGATCGCTCTCGAGTGCGACCGCAAGGCCAGAAGTGGCGGCGGAGGGAAGGCGGCGTCGACGAGGCTAGTGGAGGAGCCGCTCTGGCGGTCGTACATCAACGGCAAGAAGTGCGGCTACGCGGTGCAGCGCAACTGCGGACCGGCCGACTGGAAGTTGCTGAGGGCCGTGGAGCCGGTGTCGATGGGGGCCGGGGTGATCCCGGGCGTCGGAAGCGGTGCCGGCAGCACCGACAGGGACGTCATGTACATGAGAGCAAGGTTTGAGAGAGTGGTCGGGTCCAAAGACTCGGAGGCCTTCTACATGATGAACCCCGACGGCCATGGCAGCACTGAGCTCAGTGTCTATTTGCTCAGAGTCTGA